Sequence from the Enhydrobacter sp. genome:
CAGGCGCTTCTTCAGCTCGCCATAGACCGCCGCCTCGTTGGCCTCGTCGAGCGACGCCGTCGCCTCGTCCATGAAGAGCCAGTCGGGCTTGAAGACCAGGGCGCGGGCAATCGCCAGACGCTGCTGTTCGCCGCCCGACAGCACATTGCTCCAGTGCGCCTCCTCGTCCAGCCGCTCGACCAGCTGACCCAGCCGGGCGGCGCGCAACGCCTCGACGATCTCCTGGTCGCTCGCGGTCGATTCCTCGTCGGGATACTTCACCGCGTCGCGCAGCGTGCCGATCGGGATGTAGGGCTTTTGCGGCAGGAAGAGGACGCGCGCCCCCGCCGGCACCCTCACCTGCCCCTGGCCGAATGGCCAGATGCCGGAGAGGGCGCGGAACAGCGTGCTCTTGCCCGAGCCGCTGGCACCCGTGACGAGCGTCGAGCGGCCGCACGGCAGCGCGATCGTCGCCGCCTCCAGAAGCTTCTGGCCGTTGGGCAGGGCAAGCGTCAGCCCGTCGGTGCCGACATCGGTGCGGTCCGTCTCGGGCGCGACCTCGATCGCCGTCGCCGGCTTGTTGTCGGCCGCCCGCTGCAGGCCGAGCAGGCGATCCATGACGGCACGCAGCTCGGCGAGCGAGGTGTAGTTGTCGACGAAGAACGACAGCGCGTTCTGGACCTGGCCGAACGCCGATGCCGTTTGCATCATCACGCCGAGCGTGATGGCACCCGCGAAATAGCGCGGCGCCGTCACCAGGAACGGGAAGATGATGGCGAGCTGGGCGTAGCTCACCTGGTAGAAGGCAAGCTGCGCCTGGGTAAACAGCACGCGCCAGCCGTTGGTGAAGATGTCGGCGAAGCGTGCATTCAGCATTTCCGCCTCGCGCTCCTCGCCACGATAGAGCGCGATCCCCTCGGCATTCTCGCGCACGCGAACGAGCGAAAACCGGAAGTTGGCCTCGAAGCGCTGCCTCTGGAAATTGAGCGGGATCAGCCGCCGCCCGACCAGGTTGGCGAGGAACGTGCCGACGACGGCGTACAGCAGGCACGCCCAGGCCATGTAGCCCGGTATCACGATGTCGATGCCGATCGGCGCCAGCGACAGCGGACCGGAGAGGTTCCACAGGATGACGATGAATGAAACGAGCGTCGCCACCGCGCTCAGCAGGCCGAGGAAAAGCACCATCGTGTACTCGCCGAGCAGCCGCAGATCCTCGGCGATGCGCTGGTCGGCGTTGTCGACCGAGCGTTGCAGCTCGATGCGGTAGTAGCCCCGCCCGTCGAGCCAGTGCGCGAGATAGCGGCGCGTCAGCCAGCGCCGCCAGCGCAGGCGCAGGTAGGGACTGACGATCGCGCGCGAGATGCCGACGACGATGAACAGGCAGGCCAGCCAGGAAAAGGTGATGATCTCGCGCCAGAAGACCTCTTCTTGCTTGTTCTGCAGGGCGTCGTAGAAGCGCCGGTTCCAGTTGTTGAAGAGCACCTCCAGTCCGACCGCGCCGAAGG
This genomic interval carries:
- a CDS encoding ABC transporter ATP-binding protein/permease, which produces MKRVGSFIGDWWRLVSPYFRSEEWPVAATLLIGAVALTFGAVGLEVLFNNWNRRFYDALQNKQEEVFWREIITFSWLACLFIVVGISRAIVSPYLRLRWRRWLTRRYLAHWLDGRGYYRIELQRSVDNADQRIAEDLRLLGEYTMVLFLGLLSAVATLVSFIVILWNLSGPLSLAPIGIDIVIPGYMAWACLLYAVVGTFLANLVGRRLIPLNFQRQRFEANFRFSLVRVRENAEGIALYRGEEREAEMLNARFADIFTNGWRVLFTQAQLAFYQVSYAQLAIIFPFLVTAPRYFAGAITLGVMMQTASAFGQVQNALSFFVDNYTSLAELRAVMDRLLGLQRAADNKPATAIEVAPETDRTDVGTDGLTLALPNGQKLLEAATIALPCGRSTLVTGASGSGKSTLFRALSGIWPFGQGQVRVPAGARVLFLPQKPYIPIGTLRDAVKYPDEESTASDQEIVEALRAARLGQLVERLDEEAHWSNVLSGGEQQRLAIARALVFKPDWLFMDEATASLDEANEAAVYGELKKRLPGTTLVSIGHRPSLRQWHDRQLELQRAPGETGRLVEVAA